In the genome of Mucilaginibacter sp. 14171R-50, the window TGTAGACAGGATAAAGGAGAAAAAAGGCATCAGGCCAAACTCGGGCGCCGACCAAAATAAAACGGTGATCAGCCTTTACTGGCAGGATGATAAGGCCGACATCTATATAGATACATCAGGCGAAACGCTGGCTAAACACAGCTACCGTAAAATACCGGGTAAGGCCCCTATGCTGGAAGCGCTTGCCGCATCAACCATTATGGCCACCAACTGGGACAGGAACAGTACTTTTATCAACCCTATGTGTGGCTCGGGCACGCTTGCAATTGAAGCGGCTTTGCTGGCTACTAATAAACATCCCGGCCTGTTCCGTATGAATTACGGTTTTATGCATATTATGGGCTACGATGAGCAGGAGTTTTTTACCGAGCGCCGTAAATTAAAGGATAAGGCGAAAAAGGCGGTCGACTTTAAGATCGTCGCTACGGATATTTCTGAAGATGCCGTTGATATTGCCCGTAAAAATGCAAATACGGCGGGTGTAGAACATTTGATAGAATTTTACGTTTGTGATTTTGAAGATACCGAAGTGCCCGCCGAACCGGGTATTGTGATGTTTAACCCCGAGTATGGCGAGCGTTTAGGCGTACATACCAAACTGGAAATAACTTACAAACGTATAGGCGATTTCCTGAAAAAGAAATGTTTAGGCTACCGCGGTTATGTTTTTACCGGCAACCCCGACCTGGCTAAGAAAATAGGTTTAAGGGCAGCCCGCAAAATTGAATTTTACAATGGCAAGCTTGATTGCCGCTTATTTGAATACGAGCTGTACGAAGGCAGCAAACGAGAACCAAAAGAAACAGAATGAAAAAACTGATCGTAATTGCACTATTATTATCTTCTTTTTACGTAAAAGCACAGGAGGAACTGGCGTTCCCGTTTCAGGGAGGGGTGCCGGTAATGAACCGATTTTTTAAGGATAGCCTGGTTGTTAGCCCCGATATCATCGCTAAAAAGGCCGCCGGCGTAGCAGTCATAAAATTTACAGCCGATGTAAACGGTAACCTTTCAAAACTGGTAATTTATTATGCCGATGATTACCTGTTAACCGTCCCGGCAGTAGCGGCCTTAAAAAAGTCGACTAAAAAATGGATAATACCCAATAAAGAGAAGTTTCATGATTTTATTATCCCTTTTTCTATCAACTTTAACAACCCTGCATCAGGTGTTGCGGATGTGCAAAAAGCGGCTTACGATTTTTACAAAGCCCGCAGGCCAATCGTAGCTACCGACCAGATACCGTTAAACTCGGCTACACTGCTGCCAACTGTGGTGGTAAAGTACGATATACAGTAAAAAGATCACCCTCTTTACCGGAAAAGGCCTGTCGAAATAATGATTCGACAGGCCTTTTAATTTGTGGCTTATTCTTCCTCGTTTACTTTTGCAAGCGCAGCACTTTTACTGAGTAGCCGGGCACTCTCTGCCAGGCGAATAAATTCGGCCCGGTAGCCTTCCGTATCCTCGCCTTTACCGGCGCGTGCTGCGGCGATAGCATGGGCATAACTGGCTTTTTGTTTAAATTTTGAATCGCGCAGCAGCATACCCACCTCGGCTACTGCCGAGGCAAATTTAAAGTCGACAGAAGTTGAGTTAAAACCTACCGGCTTATCGTAAACAATGGCCTGACTCAGCTTACTTACCGATGAAACCGGCTCTTTATACCTGAATTTTATGGTCATCATCTCTGCTGATGGGTTTAAGTCTGCCTTGCTTTCTTTAACCTTTTGATATTTCAGCGGGTCTACGCTCACCATATAATCGTCTTTGATGCGGGCAGGCACTATCTCGTAAAACGCGGTAACCGTGTGGCCGCTGCCCATGTCGCCGGCATCCTTTTTATCGTTATTAAAATCCTCTTTGTTTAAAATGCGGTTTTCGTAACCCAGCAGGCGGTATGCCTGTACTTTGGCGGGGTTAAACTCTATCTGCAGCTTTACATCCTTGGCAACAGTAAATAAGGTACCGCCAAATTCAGTTACCAGTGTTTTACGGGCTTCGGTGATGTTATCAATGTAAGCATAGTTTCCGTTGCCCTTGTCGGCAAGGGTTTCCATTTTACTATCCTTATAGTTGCCCATGCCATAACCCAAAACCGATAGAAACACCCCGCTCTCCCGCTTCCGTTCAATTAATTTCTCCATATCATCGTCGCTGGATGCGCCTACGTTAAAGTCGCCGTCAGTAGCCAGTATAATGCGGTTGTTCCCTGTTTTAACAAAGTTCTCGGCGGCAATTTTATAGGCCAGCTTTATGCCCTCGCCGCCCGCGGTTGAGCCGCCCGCACTAAGGTTATCAATTGCGTTTTTAATGGTTTCCTTCTTATCACCGGGGGTTGATGGCAGCACTACGCCTGCGGCACCGGCATAAACCACCAAGGCAACCTTATCCTGCGGGCGTAGTTGGTCTACCAGCATTTTTAACGATGACTGTACCAACGGCAGCTTATTGGGGCTATCCATTGAGCCCGATACATCTATCAGGAAAACGAGGTTTGAGGCAGGCAGGTTGTTTGTAGGGATTGTTTTAGCCTTTAAGCCTATACGCAGCAAACGGTGACTGGTATTCCACGGTGCCGATGAAAGTTCGGTATGTATAGCAACCGGGCCGCCGTCTGTCGGGCCGGCAAGGTTATAGTTAAAATAATTGATCATTTCTTCTATGCGCACCGCGTCGGCCGGTGGCAGCTGGCCATTATTGATAAACCGCCTTACGTTGCTGTACGAAGCGGCATCCACATCAACAGAGAAAGTTGAAAGAGGCGTAGAAGCCGCGTTGGTGAATGCATTGTCGGTAATGCCTTTATAGCTCTCACTGCTCTGGATCGGGGCCGGGGCATAATAGGCGTGACTTTTATCTGCCTGGGCAGAAACCCTGAGGCCGGCCACCCGGCCGTTTAAGCTGGCTACGCTCCCAACTGCATTTTTCTTGTTTTTAGCATTGTATGCAAGCACAACCACTTCGTTAAGAGAAGTTTGACTTGGCTGCATGATCACGTCAATTCTGGTGCGCTGATCCACTTTCACTTCCTGTGTTTGATATCCTACAAATGAAAACTTCAGCGTAACGCCACCATTAGGGATATTTAATTTATAATGACCTTTAGCGTCGGTTAATGTGCCGATCGGTATTCCTTTTATTGCAACAGCAAGGCCCACTATGGGCTTTTTATCATCAGCACCTGTAACGGTTCCTGTAACAATTTGATTCGCCTTGCCTGTAAAGCCAGCAAACAACATAATAAGTAATAATAGCTTTTTCATATTCGGTTGGTTTTTATTACAGGATGCAGCAGAGATAAGATTTCCATAAGCGGTTTAAAAAAATTATTTTGCAACCCTCTTGATGAATTTTTTTACCAAGCCAGTTAAACCAGAAGATACCGCAGACGATGAGCTGTTAGCAAGCTACCGGGCAACCCGCGACCTAAAGGTTCTGGGCACGCTGTACGGGCGTTATATGCCGCTGGTTTATGGCGTGGCGTTAAAGTATCTGAAAGATGAGGAGCCGGCCCAGGACGCGGTAATGAGCATATTTGAAGAGCTGGCACAAAAGGTGCATCAGCACGATATAAAACAGTTCAGGGCATGGTTATACGTGCTAAGCCGCAACCATTGCCTGATGCAGCTGCGCGCGGGTAAAAAATTAGAGACCGTTGACTTGGATGAGTTTATGGAATTTACGCCCGTTTTGCATCCTGATGATGATAACCGCGAAGAAGCCATGCAGGCTTTGGAACGTTGTTTGGACAAACTAACATCGGCACAAAAACAAAGCGTAAAATTATTTTACCTTGAAGAGAAATGTTATAAAGAAGTGGCCGACGAAACCGGCTTTACCATGAACGAAGTAAAAAGCTATATACAAAACGGGAAGCGCAACCTTAAGATTTGCCTGGAGAAGAACAGTGGATAACAAACGGGCCAACATATCGCAAATACAGAAGTACCTTAACGGGGAGCTTGATGCCCGCGCCATGCATAAACTGGAACGCGAGGCGCAGGACGATCCGTTTTTAATGGATGCGCTGGAAGGATATGGCAATACAAAAAATAAACAGCACCAAACCCTTAATGCCCTGCAACAGCGTTTGGAGGAGCGTACAGCCCCTAAAGTAGGGCGCATATTGCCATGGACTGTAACTGCCATTGCAGCAAGCCTTATTGGCTTTGCGATAGTGGTAGGATTATTATACAAACGCAATAATACAACCCTGGCGCCAAAAGTAGCCATAACAGCGCCTGCAAACAATATTGTGCCTGTTGATACTACGCCGGTTGTGATAGATAAAAAAGCCGTGCATGGTATTATAAAAGCTGGTGAACAAGCTATAGCCTACCAAAAACGTAAATCCGCCGTTATAAATGAAAGAGCGGCGGCAAACCGGGCGAAGGCGGAATCTGCTGCGACACGCGAAATTGCAATAGCACAAAACGATGCTTTTAAGGCAGCCCCCCCTGTTACACCCCTGGAAGAGATGGTTGCGTCGGACATGGTGGCCGATAAAAAGCAGGACACTGTTTTAGGCGGCGGTTATGTGGCCATCAATAAAAATCCATCGGCTTTAACTCCGTTAAAAAGTAAGGCCGACGGCGCGGATATTACGGTTAGGCCGGGTAAACGTACAGATAATAACCCGGCTGCTTTAGCGAGTGCGGGCTTACCCTTAAACCTGGTATCGGGTGTGGTGTTAAACCGCGTGGATGGCTCTCCGCTTCCGGGCGTATCTGTACAGGTTGTAGGCAAACCCCAGGGCACTTTAACTGATGCCAATGGAAAGTTTACCCTGCCCAATATTAAAAAAGATGAGAGCCTTAAGTTTGGCTCGGTTGGCTTTAACAGTAAAACGCTGAATGTTAAAAACAACGACAGCTTGAAGGTTGAATTAGATCAAAGCGCCCACACTTTAAGCGAAGTAGTAGTTGTAAAAACAATTAAAAGGAAACTGCCGCGAGCCCACCCGCAAAACGGCTGGGAAAACTTCAGAATGTATTTAAAAGATAACGCTACGCTGCCCAACAGCGAAGAGGGTGTAGTTACCCTGCAGCTTACGGTAAACCCAAATGGCAGCATAGGCGACATCAAAGTGATAAAGAGCCTGAACGAAGTAGCTGATAAACAAGCTGTTTCCCTGATACAACAAGGCCCCGCATGGGTTGGCAATATTAACGGTAAAACCGAAGATGTGAAGGTGAAGGTGGAGTTTCATAAATAGCGATGGGTTTTATCAGCGATGGGTATAAACCCATCGCTATTTACATTTTGCAGTTACTTCTTATTTTTATCGTAGTAACCAAATACCTTTTGCAGCAGCGGCGTGGTACGTGCGCTCAGGTTTTGGCGGATGTTAAGCTCTTCTTTAGCTATCTCTACAAACAAGCCGTCAATAGCCTTTTGTGTAACATAATCGCTTATATCAGGGTTTATCTTGCTTACAAGGGGTATTTTATTGTAAGCGCTGGCGGCTTCGGTATAATACTTTGTAGCGCCTACTTTGTTAAGGCTGTTTTGTATAACAGGTTTAAACTTGGCAGAAAGCTGTAAGGTGGTGGTACGTTTGAAATATTGCGTGGCGGCATCCCGGCTGCCTAACAAAATGTTGGTTACATCTGTTAAGGTCATTTGTTTAATGGCGTTAACAAAAATGGGCTTTGCCTGCACCGCGGCATCTTCGGCAGCACGGTTAAGGGATAATATAACGTTGTCGGCCAGTTTGCCAAGGCCTATGCTGCGCAAGGTTTGTTCAACCTTTTGCGCTTCGGGCGGGAACAATATCTTTATAGCGGCATTACCAAAAAAGCCATTTACAGCCGATAGCTGGTCAGAACTTTTACCGGTACCTATTTCAAGTGCCTGTTTTAAGCCGTTGTTAATTTCGAATGTTGTAGGGGTGCCGTACTGTTGTATGGTAGTTTGCGCCACCTGGTTGAGCGTATCGCAGCTGCTTAATAAAATAAAAAGGAAAGGGATAAGTAAAAATGCTTTTTTCATGGAAATGAGTAAGCAAATTTACTGCCATAAATATGTTGCTACCAATGCCTTACCACCAAAAATACAAGCCCGGCAATAAGTGCCGAAATTGGTATGGTAATTATCCAGGCCCAAACTAGGTTTATAGTAACCCCCCAGCGCACAGCCGATACCCTTTTTGTTAAACCCACCCCGATGATAGACCCGGTAATAGTATGGGTAGTTGATACAGGGATACCAAAACGCTCGGTAATAAACAGGGTAACTGCGCCGGCAGATTCGGCTGCAACGCCTTCTAAAGGTGTGATCTTGGTGATCTTCGATCCCATCGTTTTAACGATCTTCCATCCGCCAGACATGGTACCCAATGATATGGCGCTGTAACATGCCAAAGGTATCCACTCGGGCATTGGGGCGCTGTTATTAATAACCTTTGCGGCAATAAGCGCCACGTATAAAATACCCATTACTTTTTGAGCGTCGTTTGTACCGTGTGCAAAGCTTAGCGCAGCGGCCGATACCAGCTGCAGGCGCTTAAACCAGCGCTCGGCCGTTGCGGGTTTTGCCCTTTTGCAAATGTGCAGTATCAGTATGGTAATAAAATAAGCTATAAACAAACCGATGAACGGCGCAAGTACGATGTATGCTATAATTGTTAAGATGTAATGCGAGTTTACCGCCGCAAAGCCATGGGCACCCATAAAAAACGAGTTGGTTATACCTGCACCGGCAAAGCCCCCGATAAGTGTATGCGAAGAGCTTGACGGGATGCCAAACCACCAGGTTACTAAATTCCAGGTAATGGCAGCAATAAGCCCGGCCAATATTACATGCATGGTTATAAATTCCTCGTGCACAATTTTGGCAACGGTATTAGCCACCTTATGGTCTTTAATAAAAAAATAGGCGGCAAAGTTGAAAACTGCGGCTAACAGAACAGCCTGGAAAGGCGTTAGCACTTTGGTTGAAACGATGGTAGCTATAGAGTTAGCCGCATCATGAAAGCCGTTGGTATAATCAAATATGAGCGCCAGGGCAACTACAGCAACAAGTAAGGTGGTAACCATCTAAATAATGTAATTTATGCTTAGGCGTTTTTAATTAAAATAGATTCCATTACGTTAGCGGCATCTTCGCACATATCGGTAGCTGTTTCAAGGGCTGCCAATATCTCTTTATATTTTATCAACCTTATTGCATCCGTTTCATAAAGAAAAAGATCGGCAACGGCACGGTCGAAAACGTAGTCGGCCTGGTTTTCCACACTGTTTATACGGATGCATGAATCGGCAATAGCTCGTACGTTCCTTAGGTCTTTTAATTCGCGTACCGCTTTTTCAAGGTCTGTTCCGGCTTGCAGTATCAACTCGCATAATTTGCGCACGTGCTCGTTAAAATCGTCTATCTTGTAAAGCAGCATGCGGTTGGCAGCGCCATGTATATAGTCGGCTATATCGTCAATAGCGGTAGCTAAAGCATGTATATCTTCACGGTCAAAAGGGGTAATAAAATTCTTGCCCAGTTCAAGGTATATTTGGTGAGTAAGCTCGTCACCCCTGTTTTCAAGCTTGTCTATCTGCCTGAAAAGTTCCTCACGGGTGGCTACGTTAGCCGAGTTCACAGCCTCAACCAAAATTGTTGCCATGCTTACAACATTGCTTGCAGCCTGCTCAAACAGCGGGAAAAAGGTTTTCTTATCTTTAGGAACAAAATACTGGAATATACTGTTAAGTGACATTTTGCATTTAAATTTCGGTAAAGGTAAGGTTGCAATGTTAAGTTAATGTTAACTTTTCAATACAGGGATATTGGGAAAAGGAAGTGAGGGGCGCGCTATTTGCAAGGTAAAACCAAAAGTCGACCCCATCCCCTCGGTGCTGCGTACGTTAATGGTTTGCTGGTGGGCCTCGATGATATGCTTTACAATAGCCAGCCCCAGCCCCGAACCGCCAATTTGCCTTGAACGGCTGGTATCTGTACGGAAAAAGCGCTCAAATAGCCTCGGAAGGAATTTTTCTTCGATACCAATACCATCGTCGGTAACTTCAATCAGTACCTGTTCATGCAGCGTAAAAATGCTAACCGAAGTACTGCCTCCATCTTTGCCATATTTAAACGAATTATCGATAAGGTTTACCAGTACTTGCCTGATCTTTTCACGGTCGGCATTAACAAAAATGCCTTCATCGTATTTTTGTTTAAACATTAGCTTAATATTGTGCTGCCTGCTCTTCAGCTCCATCGATTCAAAAACCTCTTTAATCAGGTCGTTTATTTTAAATTTGGTATAGTTGATCGGTATCTCGCCCGATTCCAGCTTTGATATCTCGTCCAGATCGGTGATCAGGTAGCTCAACCTGTCAACATTCTTCGATGCCTTTTCCAGGAACTGCGCAGCCAGTTCTTTATCTTCCAGGCCGTCATCCTGCAAAGCTTCAATGTAACCTTGTATGGCAAAAAGAGGTGTTTTAAACTCGTGCGAGATATTTGATAAAAAATCCCGGCGAAATCTTTCCTGCTTTTTCAGCTCGTCTATCTCTGTTTTTTTTTGCCGCGCCCATTCCTGCACCTCGTGTTCAACATCATTAATAGGGTCGGCGCTTACATGTTCCCCAAGGGCGTCCCTAAGATCGCGCCCGAGTTTTAGATTATGTATCAGTTTATAAATAAGCTTTATTTTTGAGTAGATGTATTTCTCGGTGAGATAATAAAAAACAAGGTAGCTGGTAATAAACGACACCAGGAAGGTTATCATCATATCGTACCACTTATGCTGAAAGTAGTAGTTTACCGCCGATAAGGTTATGGCAACCGCGGCAGCGTTTATGAGTATCAATACGCGCAATTTCATAGTATAAAGTTACTATTTGTAAATGGTTATAATTAACATATACAGTTGTATATGTGTTAATTTATTGTTGCCATTTATTGCGCCGGCCTTTAATTATTTATTGCCCGGGCCTCTATAAATATGGTAACGTCGTCGCTCATGGTCATGCTGCTGCCGCCAACGCCAAAATCTTTACGGTTTATTTTAAAACTGCCTTTAAAATTGCTGGTGTTGCCCTGCTCGGTATAGTTAAATGGCACTTCAACAGGTTTGGTTGTGCCTTTTATAGTAAGGTTAAAACGCCCAACAAAACGACTGTCTTTTTTTTGAAATGACAACGAAGACATGGCTATTTTTGGATAGGTATCCGCGCTAAAATAGTCTTCACCCTTCAGGTGCCCGTCGCGCATGCTGTTATCAGTGTTTATGGTATTTGCGTCAGCAGTCGCCTCGATTTTGCTGCCGCCGGGGTTTGCCGGATCAAACATAATATTACCCTGCACCCCACCAATGGTACCGCCGGTTTTAATGCCCAGGTTTTTTAATTCAAAAGTTATTTTAGCACTGGTGATGTTGCTTTTATTTTGAGCGAAAGCCCCGGCAGTAATTATTAATATGACTATTGTTATTAAGATACGCTTCATGGTTGGATATGACATTTTTTATACGGCAGGGTTTAATTAACCCCGATCTGCATTTGCCAGCAATGGTAACGGCTTTACAGTTATAAAATTATTGCGGCGCAACTTCCGAATAAAACTCCTTTAAATATGCCTCCATAAAAGTATGCCTGCGCTGCGCGAGGTGACGACCGGTAGGGGTGTTCATTTTATCTTTAAGCAACAGCAGCTTCTCGTAAAAATGATTAATGGTGGGTGCGGTGGTGTTTTTATATTCATCCTTTGTCATATTCAGCTTAGGCTGAATATGGGGATTGTATATCTCCCTGCCCTTAAAGCCGCCATAAGTAAACGCCCGGGCAATGCCTATGGCGCCGATAGCGTCGAGCCGGTCGGCATCCTGTACTACAGCCAGCTCCTTCGAATGAAAAGCCGCTTTATCAAAGCTCGCCTTGAAAGACATGTACCTGATGATCTGTTGTACGTGAACAATAACATCGGCAGAAACGCCGATTTCAGTCAGAAACTTACCGGCAGTAGCCGGGCCAATCTCTTCATCGCCGTTATGAAATTTGCTATCGGCAATATCATGCAGCAGGGCAGCCAGCTCTACCACAAGCACATCGCAGTCTTCGGTTTTTGCTATCTGTTTGGCATTTGTCCAAACGCGGTAAATATGCCACCAATCGTGGCCCCCTTCGGCATTTTTTAAAGTTTCCTGTACAAAGGCTACGGTTTTATCCAATATATCGGTGCTGTTCATGGGTTGCTGTTTGTGCAAATATAACAGTTGACCTTTATTTGGATGGCTTAGGGTGGTTAAGCGGCGGCTGTCTTCTCGCTTCCAATCAGCTCCGCCATATCTGTTTCCAAAATATCAGCTATCTGAAAAAGGCGCTCTACAGTGATCTTTGTATAACCCAACTCTATTTTACTATAGGCATTTTGGGAAATACCGAGTTTTGCGGCCAGGTATTCTTGTGTATAGTTTAGCTTTTCGCGCTTATTACGGATATTGGTTGCGACAGCTTTTGCCCTCTGATTCAACATGTACTCGCTCTTTTAGATTTTATAATACCATATAAACGAGATTGTTTGCCGCGCGGATTTCAAAAAAATATTTTTAAAAGTAATTTTTTTTCACAAATACTCCGGCTGATATCTCTAAACCGCGGGGCGCCAGGCTTTAAAACAGGTTACGTAACTATACCGGCGTCGGCAAAGGCTTGCAAATATTTATCAATATACAGCTGCCTGGTTTTAGATCTGTATTGCACTATAAACCGGGGATGCTCTAAGGCTACTATCTTGTTAAAAAAGCCATGAATTTCGTTCAATTTTTTCAGGAATTTTTCGTTTTGCCCGGTGCCAAAACAAAAGCAGGTATCTGTATAGCAGCCCAGGGCAACTTGCTTTTTTATGTTATCGATCATAAAAGGCGTGACGGTTGTGCACAGCTCTTTACTATCATAATAGTTGTAATTTTTTTCCTTCCCCTTATTATCAATAGTGGTAAACCCCAACGGGCAAAGCGAATTAATGTAGATTTTGCTGTAAAATGCCTTTGCCCCGCCAAAGGCGTTTATCATTTCGTAAATGTATACCGAAGATGGCTCATGGGTTAGTTTACCGCTGTATCCGATACCGCATTCGGCTATTAAGCGTTTCGGATCGGTAAAGGGTACGCCTGTAACACCACCGCCAAACCTGCCGGGGTTGATCCCCAGAATAAGGTGGCGCTTATTGTTATCGCTGTAATACTTGCGATAAAACGTTGATGATATCTG includes:
- a CDS encoding class I SAM-dependent RNA methyltransferase, translating into MQVFHTESKIIITCNKRLSPYLQQEVEALGFKPTRVFATGIELLGTVNDTIALNLNLRCASQVLYLLKSFEAADPKQLYDELVQIEWENLIDFSGYFSVTSNVNNKHILTPLFANVKVKDAIVDRIKEKKGIRPNSGADQNKTVISLYWQDDKADIYIDTSGETLAKHSYRKIPGKAPMLEALAASTIMATNWDRNSTFINPMCGSGTLAIEAALLATNKHPGLFRMNYGFMHIMGYDEQEFFTERRKLKDKAKKAVDFKIVATDISEDAVDIARKNANTAGVEHLIEFYVCDFEDTEVPAEPGIVMFNPEYGERLGVHTKLEITYKRIGDFLKKKCLGYRGYVFTGNPDLAKKIGLRAARKIEFYNGKLDCRLFEYELYEGSKREPKETE
- a CDS encoding VWA domain-containing protein; its protein translation is MKKLLLLIMLFAGFTGKANQIVTGTVTGADDKKPIVGLAVAIKGIPIGTLTDAKGHYKLNIPNGGVTLKFSFVGYQTQEVKVDQRTRIDVIMQPSQTSLNEVVVLAYNAKNKKNAVGSVASLNGRVAGLRVSAQADKSHAYYAPAPIQSSESYKGITDNAFTNAASTPLSTFSVDVDAASYSNVRRFINNGQLPPADAVRIEEMINYFNYNLAGPTDGGPVAIHTELSSAPWNTSHRLLRIGLKAKTIPTNNLPASNLVFLIDVSGSMDSPNKLPLVQSSLKMLVDQLRPQDKVALVVYAGAAGVVLPSTPGDKKETIKNAIDNLSAGGSTAGGEGIKLAYKIAAENFVKTGNNRIILATDGDFNVGASSDDDMEKLIERKRESGVFLSVLGYGMGNYKDSKMETLADKGNGNYAYIDNITEARKTLVTEFGGTLFTVAKDVKLQIEFNPAKVQAYRLLGYENRILNKEDFNNDKKDAGDMGSGHTVTAFYEIVPARIKDDYMVSVDPLKYQKVKESKADLNPSAEMMTIKFRYKEPVSSVSKLSQAIVYDKPVGFNSTSVDFKFASAVAEVGMLLRDSKFKQKASYAHAIAAARAGKGEDTEGYRAEFIRLAESARLLSKSAALAKVNEEE
- a CDS encoding DUF47 domain-containing protein, which produces MSLNSIFQYFVPKDKKTFFPLFEQAASNVVSMATILVEAVNSANVATREELFRQIDKLENRGDELTHQIYLELGKNFITPFDREDIHALATAIDDIADYIHGAANRMLLYKIDDFNEHVRKLCELILQAGTDLEKAVRELKDLRNVRAIADSCIRINSVENQADYVFDRAVADLFLYETDAIRLIKYKEILAALETATDMCEDAANVMESILIKNA
- a CDS encoding helix-turn-helix domain-containing protein gives rise to the protein MLNQRAKAVATNIRNKREKLNYTQEYLAAKLGISQNAYSKIELGYTKITVERLFQIADILETDMAELIGSEKTAAA
- a CDS encoding cell wall metabolism sensor histidine kinase WalK; the encoded protein is MKLRVLILINAAAVAITLSAVNYYFQHKWYDMMITFLVSFITSYLVFYYLTEKYIYSKIKLIYKLIHNLKLGRDLRDALGEHVSADPINDVEHEVQEWARQKKTEIDELKKQERFRRDFLSNISHEFKTPLFAIQGYIEALQDDGLEDKELAAQFLEKASKNVDRLSYLITDLDEISKLESGEIPINYTKFKINDLIKEVFESMELKSRQHNIKLMFKQKYDEGIFVNADREKIRQVLVNLIDNSFKYGKDGGSTSVSIFTLHEQVLIEVTDDGIGIEEKFLPRLFERFFRTDTSRSRQIGGSGLGLAIVKHIIEAHQQTINVRSTEGMGSTFGFTLQIARPSLPFPNIPVLKS
- a CDS encoding DUF4197 domain-containing protein, encoding MKKAFLLIPFLFILLSSCDTLNQVAQTTIQQYGTPTTFEINNGLKQALEIGTGKSSDQLSAVNGFFGNAAIKILFPPEAQKVEQTLRSIGLGKLADNVILSLNRAAEDAAVQAKPIFVNAIKQMTLTDVTNILLGSRDAATQYFKRTTTLQLSAKFKPVIQNSLNKVGATKYYTEAASAYNKIPLVSKINPDISDYVTQKAIDGLFVEIAKEELNIRQNLSARTTPLLQKVFGYYDKNKK
- a CDS encoding uracil-DNA glycosylase family protein, whose amino-acid sequence is MNFAEKVIAFNGQLEYTGPLLPANIRIMNPYREEEHALQISSTFYRKYYSDNNKRHLILGINPGRFGGGVTGVPFTDPKRLIAECGIGYSGKLTHEPSSVYIYEMINAFGGAKAFYSKIYINSLCPLGFTTIDNKGKEKNYNYYDSKELCTTVTPFMIDNIKKQVALGCYTDTCFCFGTGQNEKFLKKLNEIHGFFNKIVALEHPRFIVQYRSKTRQLYIDKYLQAFADAGIVT
- a CDS encoding YceI family protein, which gives rise to MKRILITIVILIITAGAFAQNKSNITSAKITFELKNLGIKTGGTIGGVQGNIMFDPANPGGSKIEATADANTINTDNSMRDGHLKGEDYFSADTYPKIAMSSLSFQKKDSRFVGRFNLTIKGTTKPVEVPFNYTEQGNTSNFKGSFKINRKDFGVGGSSMTMSDDVTIFIEARAINN
- a CDS encoding inorganic phosphate transporter — encoded protein: MVTTLLVAVVALALIFDYTNGFHDAANSIATIVSTKVLTPFQAVLLAAVFNFAAYFFIKDHKVANTVAKIVHEEFITMHVILAGLIAAITWNLVTWWFGIPSSSSHTLIGGFAGAGITNSFFMGAHGFAAVNSHYILTIIAYIVLAPFIGLFIAYFITILILHICKRAKPATAERWFKRLQLVSAAALSFAHGTNDAQKVMGILYVALIAAKVINNSAPMPEWIPLACYSAISLGTMSGGWKIVKTMGSKITKITPLEGVAAESAGAVTLFITERFGIPVSTTHTITGSIIGVGLTKRVSAVRWGVTINLVWAWIITIPISALIAGLVFLVVRHW
- a CDS encoding carboxypeptidase-like regulatory domain-containing protein; translation: MDNKRANISQIQKYLNGELDARAMHKLEREAQDDPFLMDALEGYGNTKNKQHQTLNALQQRLEERTAPKVGRILPWTVTAIAASLIGFAIVVGLLYKRNNTTLAPKVAITAPANNIVPVDTTPVVIDKKAVHGIIKAGEQAIAYQKRKSAVINERAAANRAKAESAATREIAIAQNDAFKAAPPVTPLEEMVASDMVADKKQDTVLGGGYVAINKNPSALTPLKSKADGADITVRPGKRTDNNPAALASAGLPLNLVSGVVLNRVDGSPLPGVSVQVVGKPQGTLTDANGKFTLPNIKKDESLKFGSVGFNSKTLNVKNNDSLKVELDQSAHTLSEVVVVKTIKRKLPRAHPQNGWENFRMYLKDNATLPNSEEGVVTLQLTVNPNGSIGDIKVIKSLNEVADKQAVSLIQQGPAWVGNINGKTEDVKVKVEFHK
- a CDS encoding RNA polymerase sigma factor — its product is MNFFTKPVKPEDTADDELLASYRATRDLKVLGTLYGRYMPLVYGVALKYLKDEEPAQDAVMSIFEELAQKVHQHDIKQFRAWLYVLSRNHCLMQLRAGKKLETVDLDEFMEFTPVLHPDDDNREEAMQALERCLDKLTSAQKQSVKLFYLEEKCYKEVADETGFTMNEVKSYIQNGKRNLKICLEKNSG
- a CDS encoding HD domain-containing protein; this translates as MNSTDILDKTVAFVQETLKNAEGGHDWWHIYRVWTNAKQIAKTEDCDVLVVELAALLHDIADSKFHNGDEEIGPATAGKFLTEIGVSADVIVHVQQIIRYMSFKASFDKAAFHSKELAVVQDADRLDAIGAIGIARAFTYGGFKGREIYNPHIQPKLNMTKDEYKNTTAPTINHFYEKLLLLKDKMNTPTGRHLAQRRHTFMEAYLKEFYSEVAPQ